A genome region from Cucurbita pepo subsp. pepo cultivar mu-cu-16 chromosome LG02, ASM280686v2, whole genome shotgun sequence includes the following:
- the LOC111788814 gene encoding auxin-responsive protein IAA16-like isoform X3: MGRCPELLDLISMNREWKLTRNGAESSVSENNKTELRLGLPGGEGEESNSSSSSLNINHESGEFLVPSAKLFPCCLNIRSNKRSVYEKGEGIAGNHEFQPHKLIASLPSSAFQREAHKLELVPYLQHFLMTQKLELVSEEPSKACSLRTAEFPYLNGQSCPKTGSVPADSSQEPKHHHKRASVASAVGWPPIRSSRKNYVVPRSSKPNPHELSKEAVKEGNASKSDCCSGQMFVKVCMDGVPIGRKLNLQAYNSYDQLSAAIHELFHCLLAAQKGYLAAEDQRKMEETASLSDSKHINGMYTLVYYDNEGDRMLVGDVPWNMFVSTVKRLHVLKSSAIATEKK; the protein is encoded by the exons atgggCAGGTGTCCTGAGCTTCTTGATCTGATCTCTATGAACAGGGAATGGAAGTTGACTAGAAATGGTGCTGAAAGCTCTGTGAGTGAGAACAATAAAACAGAACTGAGACTTGGATTGCcaggaggagaaggagaagaaagcaacagcagcagcagcagcttgAATATTAACCATGAAAGTGGTGAATTTCTTGTCCCTTCTGCTAAGCTTTTTCCTTGTTGTTTGAACATTAGAAGCAACAAAAGATCGGTTTATGAAAAAGGTGAAGGAATTGCAGGAAATCATGAATTCCAACCCCACAAGCTGATTGCTTCCTTACCATCTTCAGCTTTTCAAAGGGAAGCACACAAGCTGGAGTTGGTGCCATATTTGCAGCATTTTTTGATGACCCAGAAACTGGAGTTGGTGTCAGAGGAGCCATCAAAGGCATGCAGTTTGAGAACAGCTGAGTTTCCTTACTTGAATGGGCAATCATGTCCGAAAACTGGTTCTGTTCCTGCTGATTCATCTCAAGAACCTAAACACCAtcacaaaag GGCTTCGGTGGCATCAGCTGTTGGTTGGCCCCCCATCCGTTCATCCAGAAAGAACTATGTTGTCCCCCGCTCTTCAAAGCCTAACCCTCATGAGTTGTCAAAAGAAGCTGTGAAGGAGGGGAATGCCTCAAAATCCGACTGTTGCAGTGGACAAATGTTTGTAAAAGTCTGTATGGATGGCGTTCCCATTGGAAGAAAACTGAACCTCCAAGCCTATAATAGTTATGATCAACTCTCTGCTGCCATTCACGAGCTCTTCCACTGTCTTCTTGCAG CACAAAAGGGTTATCTGGCTGCTGAAGATCAGAGAAAGATGGAGGAAACAGCATCGTTATCTGATTCCAAACACATAAACGGGATGTATACTCTGGTTTACTATGATAATGAAGGGGACAGAATGCTTGTTGGTGATGTCCCATGGAA CATGTTTGTTTCCACTGTGAAGAGGCTACATGTGTTAAAGAGCTCTGCCATTGCCACCGAAAAGAAGTGa
- the LOC111788814 gene encoding auxin-responsive protein IAA26-like isoform X5, whose product MGRCPELLDLISMNREWKLTRNGAESSVSENNKTELRLGLPGGEGEESNSSSSSLNINHESGNHEFQPHKLIASLPSSAFQREAHKLELVPYLQHFLMTQKLELVSEEPSKACSLRTAEFPYLNGQSCPKTGSVPADSSQEPKHHHKRASVASAVGWPPIRSSRKNYVVPRSSKPNPHELSKEAVKEGNASKSDCCSGQMFVKVCMDGVPIGRKLNLQAYNSYDQLSAAIHELFHCLLAAQKGYLAAEDQRKMEETASLSDSKHINGMYTLVYYDNEGDRMLVGDVPWNMFVSTVKRLHVLKSSAIATEKK is encoded by the exons atgggCAGGTGTCCTGAGCTTCTTGATCTGATCTCTATGAACAGGGAATGGAAGTTGACTAGAAATGGTGCTGAAAGCTCTGTGAGTGAGAACAATAAAACAGAACTGAGACTTGGATTGCcaggaggagaaggagaagaaagcaacagcagcagcagcagcttgAATATTAACCATGAAAGTG GAAATCATGAATTCCAACCCCACAAGCTGATTGCTTCCTTACCATCTTCAGCTTTTCAAAGGGAAGCACACAAGCTGGAGTTGGTGCCATATTTGCAGCATTTTTTGATGACCCAGAAACTGGAGTTGGTGTCAGAGGAGCCATCAAAGGCATGCAGTTTGAGAACAGCTGAGTTTCCTTACTTGAATGGGCAATCATGTCCGAAAACTGGTTCTGTTCCTGCTGATTCATCTCAAGAACCTAAACACCAtcacaaaag GGCTTCGGTGGCATCAGCTGTTGGTTGGCCCCCCATCCGTTCATCCAGAAAGAACTATGTTGTCCCCCGCTCTTCAAAGCCTAACCCTCATGAGTTGTCAAAAGAAGCTGTGAAGGAGGGGAATGCCTCAAAATCCGACTGTTGCAGTGGACAAATGTTTGTAAAAGTCTGTATGGATGGCGTTCCCATTGGAAGAAAACTGAACCTCCAAGCCTATAATAGTTATGATCAACTCTCTGCTGCCATTCACGAGCTCTTCCACTGTCTTCTTGCAG CACAAAAGGGTTATCTGGCTGCTGAAGATCAGAGAAAGATGGAGGAAACAGCATCGTTATCTGATTCCAAACACATAAACGGGATGTATACTCTGGTTTACTATGATAATGAAGGGGACAGAATGCTTGTTGGTGATGTCCCATGGAA CATGTTTGTTTCCACTGTGAAGAGGCTACATGTGTTAAAGAGCTCTGCCATTGCCACCGAAAAGAAGTGa
- the LOC111787770 gene encoding pentatricopeptide repeat-containing protein At3g62890-like codes for MRQLFEIQAQLLASPIPSIDPNIIAVKFIGVSSSHGNLRHSVLVFNHYLTSPNIFAYNALLKAFAQHNAWHNTIAYFNNQLVVPDAPNPDEYTFTSVLKACAGLAQVLEGQKVHCFVTKYGCESNLFVRNSLVDLYFKVGCNWIAQKLFDEMSVRDVVSWNTLISGYCLSGMVDKARMVFDGMMEKNLVSWSTMISGYARMGNLEEARHLFENMPMRNVVSWNAMIAGYAQNEKYADAIELFRQMQREGDPAPNDVTLVSVLSACAHLGALDLGKWIHKFIRRSKMEVGLFLGNALADMYAKCGCILEAKRVFHEMQERDVTSWSIIIMGLAMYGYADEAFNCFAKMIEDDGLKPNDISFMGLLTACTHAGLVDKGLEYFDMMAEVYGITPKVEHYGCVVDLLSRAGRLDQAESLINSMPMQPNVIVWGALLGGCRIYKDAERGECTVRHILELDSNHSGSLVYLANIYASMGRLDDAANCRLKMRDNKSMKTPGCSWIEIDNSVYEFFMGDLSHPQSAKIYSMIRELKWKMKLAGYKPKTDLVIHNIDEEEKEDALSTHSEKLALAFGLINTSEGTTIRIVKNLRVCDDCHDAMKIISEIVEREIVVRDRSRFHHFNNGKCSCNDYW; via the coding sequence ATGCGTCAGCTTTTCGAAATCCAAGCCCAACTCCTCGCCTCCCCCATCCCCTCCATCGACCCCAATATCATAGCAGTCAAGTTCATCGGCGTTTCTTCCTCCCATGGCAACCTGCGCCACTCTGTTCTCGTCTTCAATCACTATCTTACTTCTCCCAACATCTTTGCCTACAATGCTCTTCTCAAAGCCTTCGCTCAACACAACGCTTGGCACAATACTATTGCTTACTTCAATAACCAGTTGGTAGTGCCTGATGCGCCAAACCCAGATGAGTATACTTTCACTTCTGTGCTCAAGGCCTGCGCTGGCCTTGCCCAGGTCCTTGAAGGCCAAAAAGTTCATTGTTTTGTGACCAAATATGGCTGTGAATCCAATCTGTTTGTGAGGAATTCACTGGTGGATTTGTATTTTAAGGTGGGTTGCAATTGGATTGCCCAGAAgctgtttgatgaaatgtcTGTGAGAGATGTTGTTTCATGGAACACTTTGATTTCGGGGTATTGTTTAAGTGGAATGGTGGATAAAGCCCGGATGGTTTTTGATGGGATGATGGAGAAAAACTTGGTGTCCTGGTCGACGATGATCAGTGGCTATGCAAGGATGGGCAATTTAGAAGAAGCACGCCATCTGTTTGAGAATATGCCAATGAGGAATGTGGTTTCTTGGAACGCAATGATAGCTGGATATGCACAGAATGAGAAGTATGCAGATGCAATTGAGTTGTTCAGGCAAATGCAGCGTGAAGGCGACCCGGCACCCAACGATGTAACGCTTGTTAGCGTACTTTCGGCTTGTGCACATCTTGGTGCTCTCGATCTGGGGAAGTGGATTCACAAGTTTATAAGACGAAGCAAGATGGAAGTAGGCCTGTTTTTAGGGAATGCACTGGCGGACATGTATGCAAAATGTGGATGCATATTGGAGGCCAAGAGGGTGTTTCATGAAATGCAGGAGAGAGATGTGACCTCATGGAGTATAATAATTATGGGGTTGGCTATGTATGGCTATGCAGATGAAGCATTCAATTGCTTTGCTAAAATGATTGAAGATGATGGTTTAAAGCCAAATGATATCTCCTTCATGGGTTTATTAACAGCCTGCACTCATGCTGGGTTGGTTGATAAGGGGCTGGAGTATTTTGACATGATGGCTGAAGTTTATGGCATTACTCCTAAGGTTGAGCACTATGGGTGTGTGGTCGATCTGCTTAGTCGTGCAGGGCGTCTTGATCAAGCTGAGTCTTTGATTAACTCTATGCCTATGCAGCCTAATGTAATAGTTTGGGGTGCACTACTTGGTGGTTGTCGGATATACAAAGATGCAGAACGAGGGGAATGCACGGTTCGACACATACTTGAACTAGACTCGAATCATTCTGGAAGTCTTGTGTACCTGGCTAATATCTATGCTTCAATGGGTAGACTGGACGATGCAGCTAATTGTCGGTTGAAAATGCGAGACAACAAGTCGATGAAAACTCCAGGCTGCAGTTGGATTGAGATCGATAACTCGGTTTATGAATTTTTCATGGGGGACTTGTCGCATCCTCAATCTGCAAAAATATACTCAATGATTAGAGAATTGAAGTGGAAGATGAAACTTGCGGGATATAAACCAAAGACTGACCTTGTGATTCATAATAtagatgaagaagagaaggaggaTGCTCTTTCTACTCATAGCGAGAAGCTCGCCCTTGCATTTGGGCTTATCAATACCAGTGAGGGCACTACAATCAGAATAGTTAAAAACTTGAGAGTTTGCGACGACTGTCATGATGCAATGAAAATAATCTCGGAAATCGTTGAGCGAGAGATTGTCGTGCGAGATCGAAGTCGTTTTCACCATTTCAATAATGGTAAATGTTCTTGTAATGACTACTGGTAA
- the LOC111788814 gene encoding auxin-responsive protein IAA16-like isoform X4, whose protein sequence is MMLCDVDESKFKQFSALERIRHVKAQQFHPLVRIHPLLHHTKGRSHDFDITNHSKYLEWKLTRNGAESSVSENNKTELRLGLPGGEGEESNSSSSSLNINHESAFQREAHKLELVPYLQHFLMTQKLELVSEEPSKACSLRTAEFPYLNGQSCPKTGSVPADSSQEPKHHHKRASVASAVGWPPIRSSRKNYVVPRSSKPNPHELSKEAVKEGNASKSDCCSGQMFVKVCMDGVPIGRKLNLQAYNSYDQLSAAIHELFHCLLAAQKGYLAAEDQRKMEETASLSDSKHINGMYTLVYYDNEGDRMLVGDVPWNMFVSTVKRLHVLKSSAIATEKK, encoded by the exons atgatgttatgtgACGTTGATGAGAGCAAATTCAAGCAGTTCTCTGCACTTGAACGAATCCGCCATGTGAAAGCTCAACAGTTCCATCCCTTAGTGCGGATTCACCCGCTCCTCCACCACACTAAGGGACGGAGCCATGATTTCGACATCACAAACCATTCTAAATATTT GGAATGGAAGTTGACTAGAAATGGTGCTGAAAGCTCTGTGAGTGAGAACAATAAAACAGAACTGAGACTTGGATTGCcaggaggagaaggagaagaaagcaacagcagcagcagcagcttgAATATTAACCATGAAAGTG CTTTTCAAAGGGAAGCACACAAGCTGGAGTTGGTGCCATATTTGCAGCATTTTTTGATGACCCAGAAACTGGAGTTGGTGTCAGAGGAGCCATCAAAGGCATGCAGTTTGAGAACAGCTGAGTTTCCTTACTTGAATGGGCAATCATGTCCGAAAACTGGTTCTGTTCCTGCTGATTCATCTCAAGAACCTAAACACCAtcacaaaag GGCTTCGGTGGCATCAGCTGTTGGTTGGCCCCCCATCCGTTCATCCAGAAAGAACTATGTTGTCCCCCGCTCTTCAAAGCCTAACCCTCATGAGTTGTCAAAAGAAGCTGTGAAGGAGGGGAATGCCTCAAAATCCGACTGTTGCAGTGGACAAATGTTTGTAAAAGTCTGTATGGATGGCGTTCCCATTGGAAGAAAACTGAACCTCCAAGCCTATAATAGTTATGATCAACTCTCTGCTGCCATTCACGAGCTCTTCCACTGTCTTCTTGCAG CACAAAAGGGTTATCTGGCTGCTGAAGATCAGAGAAAGATGGAGGAAACAGCATCGTTATCTGATTCCAAACACATAAACGGGATGTATACTCTGGTTTACTATGATAATGAAGGGGACAGAATGCTTGTTGGTGATGTCCCATGGAA CATGTTTGTTTCCACTGTGAAGAGGCTACATGTGTTAAAGAGCTCTGCCATTGCCACCGAAAAGAAGTGa
- the LOC111788814 gene encoding auxin-responsive protein IAA18-like isoform X1, which yields MMLCDVDESKFKQFSALERIRHVKAQQFHPLVRIHPLLHHTKGRSHDFDITNHSKYLEWKLTRNGAESSVSENNKTELRLGLPGGEGEESNSSSSSLNINHESGEFLVPSAKLFPCCLNIRSNKRSVYEKGEGIAGNHEFQPHKLIASLPSSAFQREAHKLELVPYLQHFLMTQKLELVSEEPSKACSLRTAEFPYLNGQSCPKTGSVPADSSQEPKHHHKRASVASAVGWPPIRSSRKNYVVPRSSKPNPHELSKEAVKEGNASKSDCCSGQMFVKVCMDGVPIGRKLNLQAYNSYDQLSAAIHELFHCLLAAQKGYLAAEDQRKMEETASLSDSKHINGMYTLVYYDNEGDRMLVGDVPWNMFVSTVKRLHVLKSSAIATEKK from the exons atgatgttatgtgACGTTGATGAGAGCAAATTCAAGCAGTTCTCTGCACTTGAACGAATCCGCCATGTGAAAGCTCAACAGTTCCATCCCTTAGTGCGGATTCACCCGCTCCTCCACCACACTAAGGGACGGAGCCATGATTTCGACATCACAAACCATTCTAAATATTT GGAATGGAAGTTGACTAGAAATGGTGCTGAAAGCTCTGTGAGTGAGAACAATAAAACAGAACTGAGACTTGGATTGCcaggaggagaaggagaagaaagcaacagcagcagcagcagcttgAATATTAACCATGAAAGTGGTGAATTTCTTGTCCCTTCTGCTAAGCTTTTTCCTTGTTGTTTGAACATTAGAAGCAACAAAAGATCGGTTTATGAAAAAGGTGAAGGAATTGCAGGAAATCATGAATTCCAACCCCACAAGCTGATTGCTTCCTTACCATCTTCAGCTTTTCAAAGGGAAGCACACAAGCTGGAGTTGGTGCCATATTTGCAGCATTTTTTGATGACCCAGAAACTGGAGTTGGTGTCAGAGGAGCCATCAAAGGCATGCAGTTTGAGAACAGCTGAGTTTCCTTACTTGAATGGGCAATCATGTCCGAAAACTGGTTCTGTTCCTGCTGATTCATCTCAAGAACCTAAACACCAtcacaaaag GGCTTCGGTGGCATCAGCTGTTGGTTGGCCCCCCATCCGTTCATCCAGAAAGAACTATGTTGTCCCCCGCTCTTCAAAGCCTAACCCTCATGAGTTGTCAAAAGAAGCTGTGAAGGAGGGGAATGCCTCAAAATCCGACTGTTGCAGTGGACAAATGTTTGTAAAAGTCTGTATGGATGGCGTTCCCATTGGAAGAAAACTGAACCTCCAAGCCTATAATAGTTATGATCAACTCTCTGCTGCCATTCACGAGCTCTTCCACTGTCTTCTTGCAG CACAAAAGGGTTATCTGGCTGCTGAAGATCAGAGAAAGATGGAGGAAACAGCATCGTTATCTGATTCCAAACACATAAACGGGATGTATACTCTGGTTTACTATGATAATGAAGGGGACAGAATGCTTGTTGGTGATGTCCCATGGAA CATGTTTGTTTCCACTGTGAAGAGGCTACATGTGTTAAAGAGCTCTGCCATTGCCACCGAAAAGAAGTGa
- the LOC111788814 gene encoding auxin-responsive protein IAA16-like isoform X2, whose product MMLCDVDESKFKQFSALERIRHVKAQQFHPLVRIHPLLHHTKGRSHDFDITNHSKYLEWKLTRNGAESSVSENNKTELRLGLPGGEGEESNSSSSSLNINHESGNHEFQPHKLIASLPSSAFQREAHKLELVPYLQHFLMTQKLELVSEEPSKACSLRTAEFPYLNGQSCPKTGSVPADSSQEPKHHHKRASVASAVGWPPIRSSRKNYVVPRSSKPNPHELSKEAVKEGNASKSDCCSGQMFVKVCMDGVPIGRKLNLQAYNSYDQLSAAIHELFHCLLAAQKGYLAAEDQRKMEETASLSDSKHINGMYTLVYYDNEGDRMLVGDVPWNMFVSTVKRLHVLKSSAIATEKK is encoded by the exons atgatgttatgtgACGTTGATGAGAGCAAATTCAAGCAGTTCTCTGCACTTGAACGAATCCGCCATGTGAAAGCTCAACAGTTCCATCCCTTAGTGCGGATTCACCCGCTCCTCCACCACACTAAGGGACGGAGCCATGATTTCGACATCACAAACCATTCTAAATATTT GGAATGGAAGTTGACTAGAAATGGTGCTGAAAGCTCTGTGAGTGAGAACAATAAAACAGAACTGAGACTTGGATTGCcaggaggagaaggagaagaaagcaacagcagcagcagcagcttgAATATTAACCATGAAAGTG GAAATCATGAATTCCAACCCCACAAGCTGATTGCTTCCTTACCATCTTCAGCTTTTCAAAGGGAAGCACACAAGCTGGAGTTGGTGCCATATTTGCAGCATTTTTTGATGACCCAGAAACTGGAGTTGGTGTCAGAGGAGCCATCAAAGGCATGCAGTTTGAGAACAGCTGAGTTTCCTTACTTGAATGGGCAATCATGTCCGAAAACTGGTTCTGTTCCTGCTGATTCATCTCAAGAACCTAAACACCAtcacaaaag GGCTTCGGTGGCATCAGCTGTTGGTTGGCCCCCCATCCGTTCATCCAGAAAGAACTATGTTGTCCCCCGCTCTTCAAAGCCTAACCCTCATGAGTTGTCAAAAGAAGCTGTGAAGGAGGGGAATGCCTCAAAATCCGACTGTTGCAGTGGACAAATGTTTGTAAAAGTCTGTATGGATGGCGTTCCCATTGGAAGAAAACTGAACCTCCAAGCCTATAATAGTTATGATCAACTCTCTGCTGCCATTCACGAGCTCTTCCACTGTCTTCTTGCAG CACAAAAGGGTTATCTGGCTGCTGAAGATCAGAGAAAGATGGAGGAAACAGCATCGTTATCTGATTCCAAACACATAAACGGGATGTATACTCTGGTTTACTATGATAATGAAGGGGACAGAATGCTTGTTGGTGATGTCCCATGGAA CATGTTTGTTTCCACTGTGAAGAGGCTACATGTGTTAAAGAGCTCTGCCATTGCCACCGAAAAGAAGTGa